In Kytococcus sedentarius DSM 20547, the sequence GCCGGCCTCGCGGGCGGCGATGGCCTCCAGCGTGGTGGACATGCCCACCAGGTCGCCACCGATCGCCTTGGCCATGCGCACCTCGGCCGGGGTCTCGTAGTGCGGCCCGCGGAACTGCACGTACACGCCCTCCTCCAGCGAGGGGTCCACGGTGCGCGCGACCTGCCGCAGGTGCGGGGTGTAGAGGTCGGTGAGGTCCACGAAGGTGGCGCCCTCCAGCGGGGAGTGAGCGGTGAGGTTGATGTGGTCGGAGATCAGCACCGGGGTGCCGGGGGCCCAGTCGGGGTTCAGGCCGCCGCAGCCGTTGGTGAGCACCATCGTGTCGCAGCCGGTGGCAGCGGCCGTGCGGACGGTGTGGACCACCGGGCGCACGCCGTGGCCCTCGTAGAAGTGGGTCCGGCTGCCGAACACCAGCACGTCGCGGGTGCGGCCGTCGTGGCCGTCCACCGCGAAGGAGCGCATGACGCTGGAGTGGCCGTGGACCGCCGGCGGCGGGAACCCGGTGACCTCGGACTGGTCGAAGGACGCCACGGGCTCGCCCAGCAGGTCGGCCGCGGAGCCCCATCCGGAGCCCAGTGTGAGGGCGATGTCGTGGCGCTCGACGCCCGAGAGCCGGGCGATGTCCGCTGCGGCCTGTCGGGCCACCTCGCGGGGGTCGGTCGCGGGGTCGTTGAAGGGGCTGGTCGTCTCGGGGGTCAGCACGTGCGCAGCCTATCGACTCGGCGGCCACCTGCAGTGGTTGGATGGGGCCATGCTCGACAACGCTCCTGAGGTCATCATCATCGGCGGCGGCCCCGGTGGCTACGAGGCCGCTCTCACCGCCGCCGCGGCCGGCGCGCAGGTCACCCTGGTGGAGGACACCGGCGTGGGCGGCGCCTCGGTGCTCACCGACTGCGTGCCCTCGAAGGCCCTCATCGCGACGGCGGAGTTCCGGCAGCGCTTCGAGTACGCCGACCGGATGGGGGTGGAGTTCTCCGAGGACGACGGGAACCCCACCACCAAGGACCCGGTGCGGCACGGCGTGGAGGCCCACATCGACCTCGCAGCGGCCAACCGGCGCGTCATGGAGCTCGCGGCGGCCCAGTCCTCGGACATCGCGAGCTCCCTGAGCGAGGCGGGCGTCACCGTCATCGAGGGGCGGGGTCGGCTGCTGGGGCGGGACTACGTGGAGGTCGAGCGCGCCGACGGCTCGCGCGAGCCGCTGCGGGCCGACACGGTGCTGCTGGCCACCGGGGCGTCCCCGCGCGTGCTGCCCACGGCTCGGCCGGACGGCGAGCGCATCCTCACCTGGCAGCAGGTGTGGGAGCTCACCGAGCTGCCCAGCAAGGTCGTGGTGGTCGGTTCCGGTGTCACCGGTGCCGAGCTCGCGCACGCCTACCTCGGGCTGGGGTGCGAGGTCGTGCTGGTCTCCTCCCGCGACCGCGTCCTGCCGGGGGAGGACGCCGAGGCCGCCGAGGTGTTGGAGACCGTCTTCCGCGAGCGCGGCATGCAGGTGATGAACGGTGCCCGCGCCGACACCGTGGAGCGCCAGGGGGACGAGGTGCTGGTGACGCTCACCGACGGGCGCACCGTCACCGGCTCGCACTGCATCATGGCCGTCGGCTCGGTGCCGAACACCGAAGATCTGGGTCTGGCGGAGGCCGGGGTACAGACCTCGGAGTCCGGCCACATCCTGGTGGACAAGGTCTCCCGCACCTCTGCCCGTGGCATCTACGCCGCCGGTGACTGCACCGCCGTCCTGCCGCTGGCCTCGGTGGCCGCGATGCAGGGGCGCATCGCCATGAGCCACGCCCTCGGTGATGCGGTGGCCCCGCTGCGCCTGGGCGGCGTGAGCTCCAACATCTTCACCGACCCCGAGATCGCGACCGTGGGCTTCGGCGCCAAGGAGCAGCGCGAGGGTGCGGTGGGCGTCAACGAGATCATGCTGCCGCTGTCGGCCAACCCGCGGGCGAAGATGCGCAACCTGCGCCACGGCTTTGTGAAGCTGTTCACCACCCAGGGGTCGGACGTCATCGTCGGGGGAGTGGTCGTGGCCCCGCAGGCCTCGGAGCTCATCTACCCGGTGGCGCTGGCCGTGCAGAACCGCCTGACTGTGGACCAGCTCACCAGCACCTCCACGGTGTACCCCTCGATGTCGGGGACCATCGCCGAGGCCGCACGTCGCCTGCACTCGCGCGACGTGGACTGATCAGCCCCCCCGGGGCGCTCCAGGGTGAGCGTGCCCTGGTCGAACTGAGAGGAGCCCGGCCAGTCGCCGGGCTCCTCTCAGTCACGCTGCGTGCGAGCTCAGCTCACTCGGCGGGTGCGTCCTTGATCTCGCAGATCACGCCACCGTTGTTGACGGTCTCGCCCACGGCGGCCTTCAGCCCGGTGACCACACCGGCCTTGTGGGCCTTGATGGGCTGCTCCATCTTCATGGCCTCGAGCACGACGACCTGGTCGCCCTCGGCCACGGTCGCGCCCTCCTCGACGGCCACCTTCACGATGGTGCCCTGCATGGGGGCGGTCACCGCGTCGCCGGAGGCCGCGGCCGCGCCGCCACCACCGCGGGAGCGCTTCGGGGCCTTCTTGCGTGCACCGCCACCAGCGGCACCACCGCCCCCGAGCGCGAGGTCGCCCGGCAGACTGACGGCCATGCGGCGGCCGTTGACCTCGACCAGGATCTCCTGGCGCGGGGCCTTCTCCTCGGCCTCGGCGGTCTGGCCGGCGTAGGGCTCGATGGTGTTGTCGAACTCGGTCTCGATCCAGCGGGTGTGCACGCTGAAGGCCTGGTCGGGGTCGGACGGGGCGAAGGCCTCGTCGCGCACCACGGCACGGTGGAAGGGCAGCACGGTGGGCATGCCGTCGACGACGAACTCGTCCAGCGCGCGGCGGGAGCGCTCGATGGCCTCGGTGCGGGTGCGGCCGGTGACGATCAGCTTCGCGAGCATCGAGTCGAAGGCGCCGGCCACCGCATCGCCCTCCACCATGCCGGAGTCCACGCGGACGCCGGGGCCCAGCGGGGGACGGAAGGTGGAGGCGGTGCCGGGCGACGGCATGAAGTTCAGGCCCGCGTCCTCGGAGTTGATGCGGAACTCGATGGAGTGACCGCGCACCTCGGGGTCGTCGTAGCCCAGCTCCTCGCCGGCGGCGATGCGGAACTGCTCGCGCACCAGGTCGATGCCGGTGACCTCCTCGGTCACGGGGTGCTCCACCTGCAGGCGGGTGTTGACCTCGAGGAAGCTGATGGTGCCGTCGGTGCCGATGAGGTACTCGCAGGTGCCGGCGCCCACGTAGCCGGCGGCCTTGAGGATGTCCTTGGAGGCGCGGCGCAGCTCGGCGTCCTGCTCCGGGGTCACGAAGGGGGCCGGGGCCTCCTCCACGAGCTTCTGGTTGCGGCGCTGCAGCGAGCAGTCACGGGTGGAGACCACCACGACGTTGCCGTGCTGGTCGGCCAGGCACTGGGTCTCGACGTGGCGCGGGGAGTCGAGGAAGCGCTCGACGAAGCACTCGCCGCGCCCGAAGGCGGCGACGGCCTCGCGGACCGCCGAGTCGTACAGCTCAGGGATCTCCTCGCGGGTGCGGGCGACCTTCAGGCCGCGGCCGCCACCGCCGTAGGCCGCCTTGATGGCGACCGGCAGGCCGTGCTCGTCGGCGAAGGCGAGCACCTCGTCGGCGGACTCGACCGGGTCCTTGGTGCCCGGCACCAGGGGCGCGTTCGCCGCATCGGCAATGTGGCGGGCCTTGACCTTGTCGCCGAGGGAGTCGATGGCGGACGGCGGCGGGCCGATCCAGGTGAGCCCGGCGTCCATGACGGCCTGGGCGAAGTCGGCGTTCTCCGAGAGGAAGCCGTAGCCGGGGTGCACGGCGTCGGCGCCGGCCTCCTTGGCCACCTGGAGGAGCTTCTCCACCACCAGGTAGGACTCGCCGGGGGTGTTGCCCCCGATCGAGTAGGCCTCGTCGGCCACCTTGGTGTGGAGGGCGTCGCGGTCGGCGTCGGCGTAGACGGCGATGGAACGGATGCCCGCGTCAGCGCAGGCGCGGGCGATACGGACGGCGATCTCGCCACGGTTGGCGATCAGCACGGAGGTCACAGGAGCCATGCGGGGCACTCTAACGTGATGCCCGCCACGGCCCGCTCCGGGCAGGACTCACTCCACCGTGCTGTGGCGCGGTGGAATGAGTCCGCCGCGGCTCGGGCCCGGGGTGATGCACGCTGTACCCCATGCAGAGCGTCCAGCAGCCCCGCATCATCCACACCGCTCAGGCGCTGGTGGACGAGGTCTTCCACGTCCCCGCCCTGCCCGAGCTCGGCGGCAACGTCATGGCGTGCTCGGCGGCGCAGTACGCCGGGGGAGCCGTGACCACCCTGGTGGCCGCCCGCCGGCAGGGGGCCCAGGCGGTGCACGCCGGCTCGATCGGCACCGGCTGGCGGGGTGACCTGGTGCGCGAGGCGCTCGCGGCCGCAGGGGTGGTGGCCAGCGCCCCGACTGTCGAGGACGCGGACACCGGCACCTGCGTGGTGCTGGTCGACAACGAGGCCGAGCGCACCTTCATCACCACCCAGGGGGCGGAACGCGTCATCACCGCAGCCTCGCTGGCTACTGCTGCGCCGGTGCCCGGGGACGTCGTCTGCGTCTCGGGCTACACCCTGTTGGACCCCACGCGGCAGCCGCTGCTCGACTTCCTCGCCGCCCTGCCTGAGGGGGTCGACGTGTGCGTGGACCCCGGTGCCGTCTTCGCGGGGCTGGCCGAGCGGGACCGGCGCGCCGTGGTGGCGGCGACCACCCAGTGGACCTCCAACCTCGCCGAGGCCCGTGCCCTGACCGGTGAGCACCACCCCTCGATGGGGGGGGCGGCCGCCGCGGTGGCCGCCCACCTCATCGATGCCTCAGCGCCCGTCGAGGCGGTCGTCGTCCGCGACGGGGAGAAGGGGTGTGCGGTCGTCGCCGTCGAGGGCGGGCGAGCCGGCGAGCCGGTGGATGTCCCCGGCTTCCCGCAGGAGGCGGTGGACACCAACGGGGCCGGGGACACCCATTGCGGGGCGATGGTCGCCGAGCGGCTCCGAGGGGTGGACTGGGTGACGGCCTGCCGGCGGGGCAACGCCGCATCGGCCATCACGGTGACGCGACCCGGGCCGGACACGGCCCCCGACCGCGCGGAGACCGACGCCTTCCTCGACGCGCAGGAGTGAGACGGGGCGGCGTCGTACCACCCGCCGGAGCACCTATGCTCTGACGTGGTGTGACCCGCACCACCGACGCCGGCTGCCGGGCCCGATGGCCCGCCGGAGCGTCAGACGGGTCCTACAGACCACTGCCGTCACGAAAGGCCTGCGCATGTTCGAGCTGACCAAGGACCACGAGGACTTCCGCCAGGTCGTCCGCCAGTTCGCCGAGACGGAGGTGGCCCCGCACGTGGAGAAGTGGGACGCGGAGTCCTACTTCCCGACCGAGCTGATCCCCAAGATGGGCGAGCTGGGCCTGTTCGGGCTCGTCGTCCCGGAGGAGTACGGCGGCGCCGGCATGGCCGAGGAGGGTGCGTTCACGTACCTGTGCCTGGCCATCGAGGAGCTGGGCCGGGTGGACCAGTCCATCGGTATCACGCTCTCGGCCGGGGTGGGCCTGGGCATCAACCCGATCCTTACCTATGGCAACGACGAGCAGAAGCAGAAGTGGCTGCCCGACCTGGTGGCCGGCAACGCGCTGGCCGGCTTCGGCCTCACCGAGCCCGATGCGGGGTCGGACGCCAGCGGCACCCGCACCAAGGCCAGCCTCGAGAACGGCGAGTGGGTCGTCAACGGCGCCAAGTCGTTCATCACCAACTCGGGCACGGACATCACCAGCTGCGTCACGGTCACCGCGCGCACCGGCACCCGGGAGAACGGCAAGCCGGAGATCAGTGCCATCATCGTGCCCTCGGGCACCCCCGGGTTCACGGTCGAGCCGGCATACCGCAAGCTCGGCTGGCACATCTCGGACACGCACGGCCTGACCTTCGAGAACTGCCGCGTGCCCGAGTCCAACCTGCTCGGCGGCGTCGGCGAGGGCTACAAGCAGTTCCTCAAGACCCTCGACGACGGCCGCATCGCCATCTCGGCGCTCGCCGTCGGCCTGGCGCAGGCGTGCCTGGAGCAGACCACGCAGTACGCCAAGACCCGCACCGCCTTCGGCAAGCCGATCGGCGCCTACCAGGGCGTCTCCTTCCAGATCGCCGACCTGCAGGTGATGGTCGAGGCCGCCCGCGTGCTCACCTACAAGGCCGCGTGGCTGAAGGACGAGCAGGAGGCCGGCCGTCGCTCGATGCAGGAGGTCAAGAAGGCCGCCTCCATCGCCAAGCTCTACTCCACCGAGGCCGCCGTGACGGCCACCCGCATCGCCACCCAGGTCTTCGGTGGCAACGGGTTCATGGAGGAGTACCCGGTGGCCCGCTTCTACCGCGATGCCAAGATCCTGGAGATCGGCGAGGGCACCTCCGAGGTGCAGCGCATGCTCATCGCCCGCGGCCTGGGCCTGGAGGGCTGATCCACCGATGACGACCACCACCACCGCAGGCGAGACCCCCGGGGTGCAGCCCTTCGCCGACGCGACCCCCGGCGGGGACGAGAAGGTCGCCGACGTCCGGCGCCGTCTCAACGAGGCCCACGCCGCCTCCGCGGCCCCCACCGAGAAGGGCGCGGCCAAGCTCGAGAAGCAGAACAAGCTCTACGTGCGCGACCGCATCGCGCTGCTCTTCGACGAGGGCTCCTTCGTCGAGGACGCCCGCTACGCCAACGCCACCGCCGAGGGCCTCCCGGCCGACGGCGTGGTCACCGGGCGGGGCACGGTCGACGGCCGCCCGGCCATCGTCATCGCCAACGACCCGACCGTGAAGGCCGGGTCCTGGGGTGCGCGCACCGTGGAGAAGATCGTGCGGGCCACCGAGGCGGCGCTCCGCGAGGAGCTGCCGGTCTTCTGGTTCGTCGACTCCGCCGGTGCCCGGATCACCGACCAGGTCGAGCTCTTCCCGGGCCGTCGCGGCGCCGGGCGGATCTTCCACAACCAGGTGGCGCTCTCGGGCAAGGTGCCGCAGATCTGCTGCCTGTTCGGCCCGTCGGCGGCCGGTGGTGCGTACATCCCCAGCTTCACCGACGTGGTGATCATGGTGGAGGGCAACGCCTCGATGTACCTGGGCAGCCCCCGCATGGCGGAGATGGTGGTGGGCGAGAAGGTCACCCTCGACGAGATGGGCGGCGCACGCATGCACTGCACCGTCTCCGGCGTGGGTGACATCCTCGTGCAGGACGACAGCGAGGCCATCGAGACGGCCAAGATGTACTTCTCCTACGTGCCGCAGAACTGGCAGACGCCGCTGGAGCCGTACGTCGCCGAGGAGCCGGCCGAGCCGCTGACGCGCACCACGGTGCCGGAGGTGGAGAGCCTGCCCTTCGACATCCACGAGGTGGTCGACGGCCTGGTGGACGATGACTCGTTCTTCGAGATCAAGGAGCTCTTCGCCCCGGAGCTGGTCATCGGGTTCGCCCGTATGGACGGCCGGACGGTCGGAGTGGTCGCGAACAACTCCGCGGCCAAGGGCGGCGTGCTGTTCACCGACTCCGCAGACAAGGCCTCGCGGTTCATCTGGCTGTGCGACGCCTACTCCATCCCGCTGCTGTACCTGGTGGACGTGCCGGGCTTCATGATCGGCTCCGAGGTGGAGCGCGGTGGGATCATCCGCCACGGCGCCAAGATGGTCTCGGCCGTCTCGAGCGCGACGGTGCCGCAGTTCTGCATCATCGTCCGCAAGGCCTACGGCGCGGGCCTGTACGCGATGGGGGGACCAGGCTTCGCGCCCGACGCCACCCTCGCCCTGCCCACCGGCCGCATCGCGGTGATGGGGCCGGAGGCCGCCGTGAACGCGGTGTACGCCAACAAGATCGCCGAGATCGAGGCCGAGCAGGGCACGGAGGCGCGCGACGCGTTCGTGCAGGAGATGCGCGAGGAGTACGTCAAGGACGTGGACCTCGAGCGCCTGGCCAGCGACCTGGTGATCGACGGCATCATCGAGGCCGACGCGCTGCGCGACGAGTTGCTCAAGCGCCTGGAGTTCGCACGGAACCGCGAGCGGGTGTTCTCCACCCGCCGCCGGGACATCCCGCCGGTCTGACCCCGGACGGAACCCACGACGCCGGACGGGGCGGTGCCAGTTAGGGTGACCTCACTCAACCGAGGAGATCCCATGACTGTCACCGCCCCGTCCGGCCGTCCGGCCCGTCCCGTCCGCACCGTCGAGGTCGTCTCCACCGAGTGGCTCACCCCGGAGATGGTGCGGGTGTGGTTCGCCGGTGAGGGCGTCGGCGCGCTGGGCGAGCTCGAGCACACCGACCACTACGTGAAGTTCCTCTTCCCGCCGGCCGGGGCGCCGTACGCCCACCCGGTGCACCCCGATGCCGTGCAGGCCGAGCACCCGCGCGAGCTCTGGCCGATCACGCGCACCTACACGATCCGGGAGGTCCGGGACGGCCGGATGGCGGTCGACTTGGTCGTCCACGGTGACGAGGGCCTGGCCGGTCCGTGGGCCGCGTCGGTGCAGCCGGGGGAGCGCGTCAGCTTCCGTGGTCCGGGCGGCGCCTGGGGGCCGACGCCCGGCGCGCACCACCTGCTCGCCGGGGACGAGTCCGCCATCCCGGCCGTGGCGGCGGCGATGGAGCGGGTGGTGGCCCAGGGGGCGACCGCCCAGGTCTTCGTGGAGGTCTCGGGTGCGGAGTCGGTCCCCGACCTGCCGCAGGGCGACGGCATCGAGCTGGTGGTGGTGCCCCGTGACGGCGCCGGCCACGGGCACGCCCTCGCCCACGCGGTCCGGGAGCAGGGCGCCCTGCCCCAGGGCGTGCGGGTGTTCGTGCACGGCGTGGCCGAGATGGTCAAGGAGCTGCGCCGGTACCTGTTCGTGGAGCAGGGCCTGGCCAAGGAGGCGGTGTCCATCTCCGGGTACTGGCGCACCGGGTGCACCGAGGACCAGTGGCAGGCCGGCAAGCGCGATTTCATGGCCCAGGTGGAGGCCGAGGAGGCAGCCGTCTCCTCGCGGTGAGCGGTGGGCTGGCCGCTCTCCCGGTGGGCCGCACGAGGAGCGCGAAAGGCGCGCAGGGGCTGGATATTCCGGCGCCGTGACCGCCGCCCCGCGGCGGCCTGCGCGGCGCCCGGTCAGCCCCAGAGCTCGTGGATGCCGATGCCGGCCGCGGCCAACAGCTCGCGCAGCAGCGAGAGCGACAGCCCCTGCACCGCACTGGGGTCGCCCTCGACACGGGTGATGAACGGCGCCCCGTGGCCCTCGAGGGTGAACGCCCCGGCGACACCCAACGGCTCCCCGGTGGCGACGTAGGCCTCGATCTCGGCGTCGGTGACCTCGGCGAAGGTCAGGTCGGTGGAGGCCACCGCGCCCAGCGTCGCACCGGAGCCGCCCTCGCCCTCGGGGTCGGTGTCGCGCAGGTCGATCAGCCAGTGGCCCGTGTGCAGCGTGCCGGTGCGCCCCCGCATCGAGCGCCAGCGCTCCGCGGCCACCTCGGGGGTGCCGGGCTTGCCGTGCACGTCCCCGTCGAGCTCGAGCACCGAGTCGCAGCCGATGACGACCTCGGCGGTGGCGTCCTCGGCCAGCTCCGATGCCGCGGCCTCGCACTTGGCGCGCGCGAGCACCAGCGCCACCTCATCGGGGCTGAAGGCCTGCCCGGCCGCCTCCTGGGCGCGGGCGAGCTCGGCCCCCTCGTCCACCCCGGAGACGTGCACGCGGGGCTCGATGCCGGCCGCGCCCAACAGCGCGAAGCGGGAGGGGGACTGGCTGGCCAGCACCAGCCGGTGGCCGGGGCGTTCGTGCTGCGCGGCGCTCACACGGACTTCACCATCGTGAGCAGGAAGTGGCAGGGCTCGGTGGCGGCCACGGCGTGCGGCACCGAGGCGGCGAGGTTCACCACGTCGCCGGGCACCATCGCGTGCGTCTCGTCGCCGACGGTGAACTCCATCGCCCCGGCGACGACGGTGATGACGATGCGGTGGGGCGCCTTGTGCTCGGTCAGTCCTTCCCCGGCGTCGATCGCGAAGCACACGGTGCGCACCGCGTCGTCGTCCACCAGGGTGGCGGCGCGGACCTTCCCGGGCTCGATGGGGTGATCGGACACGACGGATGTGACGACGGGGGACTGCTCGGACGTGGGGGCGGATGGGCTCATGCCCCCGAGCCTACTGGGCCGGCTCACCGGCAGCCGGTGGCCAGTCGCGCAGCCCGGCGCAGGTCGGCGGCGATGGCCGGGCCGGCCAGCTGCGTCAACAGGCGCCCGAGGCCCAGCGGCCCGTCGACCACGTAGTGCGCGACCACCGAGCAGCCGGCGCCGGCCGCGCTGCCCGCGTGGCCCGGGTGGCCGGAGCCGGCCGTCGAGGGGGCTCCGGCCGCGGGCTCGTGACGTTCGTGGGGCACACCAGGCTCCTCGGTGAGCTCCAGCAGGAGGTGCGCGGTGAACGGCCCGGCTGTCCCGGCCACGGCCTCGCACTTGGCACGCGCCAGCGTGAGGGCCACCTCGTCGGGGGCCAGCGATGCGCCGATCAGCTCCTCCGCCCGGGCCAGGGCCGCGTCCTCGTCCACCCCGGAGGCGTGGACCCGCGGCTCGATGCCGGCAGCCTGCAGCAGGGCCAGGCGGGAAGCCGACTGGCTCGCCAGCACGAGGTGCTGCCCCGGCGGCACCCCATCCGTCGATGCGTCGTGGACGGGGTGCTCGGTGCTCGCCTCGTCGGCGTCGTGGGTGGCGGGGCCCTGTGGCGGCTGCGTCATGCGCCCGAGGGTAGTGCGCCTCACCGGTAGCCCGAGGCCTGGAGGGCGTAGAGCTCGGCATAGCGCCCGCCGGCGGCCAGGAGCTCGTCGTGCGT encodes:
- a CDS encoding acyl-CoA dehydrogenase family protein: MFELTKDHEDFRQVVRQFAETEVAPHVEKWDAESYFPTELIPKMGELGLFGLVVPEEYGGAGMAEEGAFTYLCLAIEELGRVDQSIGITLSAGVGLGINPILTYGNDEQKQKWLPDLVAGNALAGFGLTEPDAGSDASGTRTKASLENGEWVVNGAKSFITNSGTDITSCVTVTARTGTRENGKPEISAIIVPSGTPGFTVEPAYRKLGWHISDTHGLTFENCRVPESNLLGGVGEGYKQFLKTLDDGRIAISALAVGLAQACLEQTTQYAKTRTAFGKPIGAYQGVSFQIADLQVMVEAARVLTYKAAWLKDEQEAGRRSMQEVKKAASIAKLYSTEAAVTATRIATQVFGGNGFMEEYPVARFYRDAKILEIGEGTSEVQRMLIARGLGLEG
- a CDS encoding cupin domain-containing protein encodes the protein MSPSAPTSEQSPVVTSVVSDHPIEPGKVRAATLVDDDAVRTVCFAIDAGEGLTEHKAPHRIVITVVAGAMEFTVGDETHAMVPGDVVNLAASVPHAVAATEPCHFLLTMVKSV
- a CDS encoding Maf family protein, with translation MTQPPQGPATHDADEASTEHPVHDASTDGVPPGQHLVLASQSASRLALLQAAGIEPRVHASGVDEDAALARAEELIGASLAPDEVALTLARAKCEAVAGTAGPFTAHLLLELTEEPGVPHERHEPAAGAPSTAGSGHPGHAGSAAGAGCSVVAHYVVDGPLGLGRLLTQLAGPAIAADLRRAARLATGCR
- a CDS encoding acyl-CoA carboxylase subunit beta; translated protein: MTTTTTAGETPGVQPFADATPGGDEKVADVRRRLNEAHAASAAPTEKGAAKLEKQNKLYVRDRIALLFDEGSFVEDARYANATAEGLPADGVVTGRGTVDGRPAIVIANDPTVKAGSWGARTVEKIVRATEAALREELPVFWFVDSAGARITDQVELFPGRRGAGRIFHNQVALSGKVPQICCLFGPSAAGGAYIPSFTDVVIMVEGNASMYLGSPRMAEMVVGEKVTLDEMGGARMHCTVSGVGDILVQDDSEAIETAKMYFSYVPQNWQTPLEPYVAEEPAEPLTRTTVPEVESLPFDIHEVVDGLVDDDSFFEIKELFAPELVIGFARMDGRTVGVVANNSAAKGGVLFTDSADKASRFIWLCDAYSIPLLYLVDVPGFMIGSEVERGGIIRHGAKMVSAVSSATVPQFCIIVRKAYGAGLYAMGGPGFAPDATLALPTGRIAVMGPEAAVNAVYANKIAEIEAEQGTEARDAFVQEMREEYVKDVDLERLASDLVIDGIIEADALRDELLKRLEFARNRERVFSTRRRDIPPV
- a CDS encoding purine-nucleoside phosphorylase → MTPETTSPFNDPATDPREVARQAAADIARLSGVERHDIALTLGSGWGSAADLLGEPVASFDQSEVTGFPPPAVHGHSSVMRSFAVDGHDGRTRDVLVFGSRTHFYEGHGVRPVVHTVRTAAATGCDTMVLTNGCGGLNPDWAPGTPVLISDHINLTAHSPLEGATFVDLTDLYTPHLRQVARTVDPSLEEGVYVQFRGPHYETPAEVRMAKAIGGDLVGMSTTLEAIAAREAGMSVLGLSLVTNAAAGISENPLSHDEVIEAGQAASARCGELLAGIVPRL
- a CDS encoding PfkB family carbohydrate kinase, encoding MQSVQQPRIIHTAQALVDEVFHVPALPELGGNVMACSAAQYAGGAVTTLVAARRQGAQAVHAGSIGTGWRGDLVREALAAAGVVASAPTVEDADTGTCVVLVDNEAERTFITTQGAERVITAASLATAAPVPGDVVCVSGYTLLDPTRQPLLDFLAALPEGVDVCVDPGAVFAGLAERDRRAVVAATTQWTSNLAEARALTGEHHPSMGGAAAAVAAHLIDASAPVEAVVVRDGEKGCAVVAVEGGRAGEPVDVPGFPQEAVDTNGAGDTHCGAMVAERLRGVDWVTACRRGNAASAITVTRPGPDTAPDRAETDAFLDAQE
- a CDS encoding siderophore-interacting protein; this encodes MTVTAPSGRPARPVRTVEVVSTEWLTPEMVRVWFAGEGVGALGELEHTDHYVKFLFPPAGAPYAHPVHPDAVQAEHPRELWPITRTYTIREVRDGRMAVDLVVHGDEGLAGPWAASVQPGERVSFRGPGGAWGPTPGAHHLLAGDESAIPAVAAAMERVVAQGATAQVFVEVSGAESVPDLPQGDGIELVVVPRDGAGHGHALAHAVREQGALPQGVRVFVHGVAEMVKELRRYLFVEQGLAKEAVSISGYWRTGCTEDQWQAGKRDFMAQVEAEEAAVSSR
- a CDS encoding NAD(P)H-quinone dehydrogenase: MLDNAPEVIIIGGGPGGYEAALTAAAAGAQVTLVEDTGVGGASVLTDCVPSKALIATAEFRQRFEYADRMGVEFSEDDGNPTTKDPVRHGVEAHIDLAAANRRVMELAAAQSSDIASSLSEAGVTVIEGRGRLLGRDYVEVERADGSREPLRADTVLLATGASPRVLPTARPDGERILTWQQVWELTELPSKVVVVGSGVTGAELAHAYLGLGCEVVLVSSRDRVLPGEDAEAAEVLETVFRERGMQVMNGARADTVERQGDEVLVTLTDGRTVTGSHCIMAVGSVPNTEDLGLAEAGVQTSESGHILVDKVSRTSARGIYAAGDCTAVLPLASVAAMQGRIAMSHALGDAVAPLRLGGVSSNIFTDPEIATVGFGAKEQREGAVGVNEIMLPLSANPRAKMRNLRHGFVKLFTTQGSDVIVGGVVVAPQASELIYPVALAVQNRLTVDQLTSTSTVYPSMSGTIAEAARRLHSRDVD
- a CDS encoding Maf family protein, whose translation is MSAAQHERPGHRLVLASQSPSRFALLGAAGIEPRVHVSGVDEGAELARAQEAAGQAFSPDEVALVLARAKCEAAASELAEDATAEVVIGCDSVLELDGDVHGKPGTPEVAAERWRSMRGRTGTLHTGHWLIDLRDTDPEGEGGSGATLGAVASTDLTFAEVTDAEIEAYVATGEPLGVAGAFTLEGHGAPFITRVEGDPSAVQGLSLSLLRELLAAAGIGIHELWG
- a CDS encoding acetyl/propionyl/methylcrotonyl-CoA carboxylase subunit alpha, translated to MAPVTSVLIANRGEIAVRIARACADAGIRSIAVYADADRDALHTKVADEAYSIGGNTPGESYLVVEKLLQVAKEAGADAVHPGYGFLSENADFAQAVMDAGLTWIGPPPSAIDSLGDKVKARHIADAANAPLVPGTKDPVESADEVLAFADEHGLPVAIKAAYGGGGRGLKVARTREEIPELYDSAVREAVAAFGRGECFVERFLDSPRHVETQCLADQHGNVVVVSTRDCSLQRRNQKLVEEAPAPFVTPEQDAELRRASKDILKAAGYVGAGTCEYLIGTDGTISFLEVNTRLQVEHPVTEEVTGIDLVREQFRIAAGEELGYDDPEVRGHSIEFRINSEDAGLNFMPSPGTASTFRPPLGPGVRVDSGMVEGDAVAGAFDSMLAKLIVTGRTRTEAIERSRRALDEFVVDGMPTVLPFHRAVVRDEAFAPSDPDQAFSVHTRWIETEFDNTIEPYAGQTAEAEEKAPRQEILVEVNGRRMAVSLPGDLALGGGGAAGGGARKKAPKRSRGGGGAAAASGDAVTAPMQGTIVKVAVEEGATVAEGDQVVVLEAMKMEQPIKAHKAGVVTGLKAAVGETVNNGGVICEIKDAPAE